A stretch of Henckelia pumila isolate YLH828 chromosome 4, ASM3356847v2, whole genome shotgun sequence DNA encodes these proteins:
- the LOC140861041 gene encoding auxin-induced protein 6B-like codes for MGKYTKLGHIVRIHQMLCAWRKKTTTFRADVPPGHVAMCVGSNCTRFVVRTTYLNHPIFKQLLSEAEEEYGFAHQSGPLAIPCDESVFEEILWFVSRAESGLKRSCRGSIRSQQDFGLLRESRPLLYAYLYNI; via the coding sequence ATGGGAAAATATACTAAACTTGGACACATTGTCCGAATCCATCAGATGCTGTGTGCATGGCGGAAAAAAACGACGACGTTCCGGGCGGATGTGCCGCCGGGGCACGTGGCTATGTGCGTGGGTAGCAACTGCACGAGGTTCGTGGTTCGCACGACGTACCTGAACCACCCGATCTTTAAGCAGTTGTTGAGTGAGGCGGAGGAGGAGTACGGATTCGCCCACCAGTCCGGGCCACTGGCTATTCCTTGCGACGAGTCGGTGTTCGAGGAAATACTCTGGTTCGTGTCCCGAGCCGAGTCTGGCTTGAAGAGAAGCTGCCGTGGGAGCATCAGGAGCCAGCAGGATTTTGGTCTCTTACGCGAATCTCGACCGTTGCTTTATGCCTATTTGTACAATATTTGA